From Lemur catta isolate mLemCat1 chromosome 19, mLemCat1.pri, whole genome shotgun sequence, a single genomic window includes:
- the ZNF8 gene encoding zinc finger protein 8, which produces MDPVEEAAAVVMAAGPALAQLQEPVTFRDVAVDFTQEEWGQLDPTQRTLYRDVMLETFGHLLSIGPELPKPEVISQLEQGAELWVAERGTTQGHCPVWEPRREGQASPKEQGLLEEEPAHVMEREGFLRDAPCPSMLGENWESKGQEQNNLKQLEFGLKEAPIQDEGYEALRLGENCVLSSNPNPLPEISRKDCFCTYDSQVTNSKHSSSLVDQQTASPGKQLCENSDCLKASSQAVPVTELARNQVQDKPYKCTDCGKSFNHNAHLTVHKRIHTGERPYMCKECGKAFSQNSSLVQHERIHTGDKPYKCAECGKSFCHSTHLTVHRRIHTGEKPYECQDCGRAFNQNSSLGRHKRTHTGEKPYTCSVCGKSFSRTTCLFLHLRTHTEERPYECNHCGKGFRHSSSLAQHQRKHAGEKPFECRQRLIFEQTPALMKHEWTEALGCDPPLSQDERTLQSDRPFKCNQCGKCFIQSSHLIRHQITHTREEEPRGRNRRREQSFGRSSHLVRHQHVNSRENSAGGTKARQPENRALALFDIHEIMQEKNPVHVIGVEEPSVGASMLFDIRESI; this is translated from the exons ATGGACCCCGTGGAAGAAGCGGCAGCAGTGGTGATGGCCGCGGGGCCGGCGTTGGCCCAGCTTCAG GAGCCAGTGACCTTCCGGGATGTGGCTGTGGACTTCACACAGGAGGAGTGGGGGCAGCTGGACCCTACCCAGAGGACCCTCTACCGTGACGTGATGCTGGAGACCTTTGGGCACCTGCTTTCCATAG GTCCTGAGCTTCCCAAACCTGAAGTCATCTCCCAGCTGGAACAAGGAGCTGAGCTGTGGGTGGCAGAGAGAGGAACCACCCAGGGCCACTGTCCAG tcTGGGAGCCTAGACGAGAAGGCCAGGCATCACCCAAGGAGCAGGGCCTTCTTGAAGAGGAGCCAGCCCATGTCATGGAAAGGGAAGGATTCCTTAGAGATGCTCCTTGTCCATCCATGTTAGGGGAAAACTGGGAGTCAAAGGGCCAGGAGCAGAATAACTTGAAGCAGTTGGAATTTGGCCTCAAGGAAGCACCAATTCAAGATGAAGGCTATGAAGCTCTCAGACTAGGGGAAAACTGTGTCCTGAGTTCAAACCCAAATCCACTCCCAGAGATTTCTAGGAAAGACTGTTTCTGTACTTATGACTCACAGGTTACAAACTCGAAACATAGCTCAAGCTTAGTCGATCAGCAGACAGCATCCCCAGGAAAACAGCTGTGTGAAAACAGTGACTGCCTCAAAGCTTCCAGTCAGGCCGTTCCAGTTACAGAACTTGCAAGAAACCAGGTGCAGGATAAACCATACAAATGTACTGACTGTGGGAAGTCATTTAACCATAACGCACACCTCACAGTGCACAAGAGGATTCATACAGGAGAGAGACCTTACATGTGCAAagagtgtgggaaagccttcagccaGAACTCCTCCCTTGTTCAACATGAGCGAATCCACACGGGAGACAAGCCATATAAGTGTGCTGAATGTGGGAAATCTTTCTGCCATAGTACACACCTTACCGTGCACCGAAGGATTCACACAGGGGAGAAACCCTATGAGTGTCAGGACTGTGGGAGAGCCTTCAACCAGAATTCATCCCTGGGCCGCCACAAGAGGACACATACTGGAGAGAAGCCATACACCTGCAGCGTGTGTGGGAAATCCTTCTCTCGGACCACTTGCCTTTTCCTGCACCTGAGAACTCACACCGAGGAGAGGCCCTATGAGTGTAACCACTGTGGGAAGGGCTTCAGACACAGCTCGTCCCTGGCCCAGCATCAGCGAAAGCACGCTGGGGAGAAGCCATTTGAATGCCGCCAAAGGCTGATCTTTGAGCAGACGCCAGCTTTGATGAAGCACGAATGGACGGAAGCCCTTGGCTGTGACCCACCTTTGAGTCAAGATGAGAGGACTCTCCAGAGCGACAGGCCCTTTAAATGTAATCAGTGTGGGAAGTGTTTCATTCAGAGCTCTCACCTCATCCGACACCAGATAACTCACACCAGAGAGGAGGAGCCCCGTGGGCGTAACCGACGGCGTGAACAGTCCTTTGGCCGGAGCTCACACCTTGTCCGGCATCAGCACGTGAATTCAAGGGAGAACTCtgcaggtgggacaaaggcaagaCAGCCAGAAAACAGGGCGCTGGCCTTGTTTGACATCCATGAAATCATGCAAGAGAAAAACCCCGTGCACGTTATTGGGGTGGAAGAGCCTTCTGTGGGAGCTTCCATGTTATTTGACATCAGAGAATCCATATAG